In Anaerolineales bacterium, the genomic window GATGCGCACCTTCGGCGTGAAGAACATGATCAACGAGGTGGTCAACAACCGGGCAGGGATCGCCCTGTACATCACGATCTTCTCGCTGATCGTGCTGGTCGAGTTTGCGAGCATCCTGGTGTTGAAGGCCGAAGCCGCCAATCCCGAAGCCAACCTGAAAAGCGCCGCGGATGCCGTATGGTGGGTGTTCACCACCGTCACCACCGTCGGCTACGGCGATCGCTTTCCGACCACCAGCCTTGGGCGGATCTACGGCGTCTTGGTCATGTTCGGCGGCATCGCCCTGATCGGCGTGCTCGCCAGCTTCCTCTCCAGCTTCTTTCTGGCGCCTCCCACGAAGGCCGCTGAGGTCGTGCATGGGGACGCCCGCGACCAGATCGCTGAGTTAAAGACGCTGCTCGAGGAGCAG contains:
- a CDS encoding ion transporter, whose translation is MTEASGKKSKELRSTGYEIFILLLSLVSIINMLLAMNFGFITKDPVTLEVLVIIDSLLTVFFIMDFALRITSASSKSTYFFRDMGWADLLACIPFFRIFRVFRVVRATRLMRTFGVKNMINEVVNNRAGIALYITIFSLIVLVEFASILVLKAEAANPEANLKSAADAVWWVFTTVTTVGYGDRFPTTSLGRIYGVLVMFGGIALIGVLASFLSSFFLAPPTKAAEVVHGDARDQIAELKTLLEEQEKTSATIREKLVELEKVFPK